The Silurus meridionalis isolate SWU-2019-XX chromosome 6, ASM1480568v1, whole genome shotgun sequence genome contains the following window.
gtaatcTCAGCTGCTTATCTGCGAGCAGGAGGAGTATCTCCACTGTGATGTCGAAGCTGTGAGGATTTACACACACCAAGAAATTAAGCAACTCCATCGCAAAGTGCTGCTCCAAatctgactacacacacacacacacacacacacacacacacacacacacacacacacacagttagtcCAGCAGGCTGTgtgaaatggtgtgtgtgtgtgtgtgtgtgtgtgtgtgtgtgtgtgtgtgtgtgtgtgtgtgtgtgtgtgtgtgtgtgtgtgtgtaattaccaTGTCTCCTTGCAGGCAGGTGTGCAGTGTGTCCAGCAGgctgtgtgtgatggtgtgtgtgttgttgagagagttgtgtgtgtgcagtgtgatgaTGGCTTTGAGGACACTCTGCTTCTGGTTCATACCACAACGTTTCAGGAATTCCAGCAGCAGAGCGCAGAACTCGGTCAGGCTCAGGGATGCGggtatacactacacacacacacacacacacacacacacacacaaaatgtcaaTTTGAGTGTGAGAATGtctatgttgtgtatgtgtactgtatttgtgttgtggtgtgtgtgtgagtgtgttgtggtgtgttgtggtgtgtgtgtgtgtgagtgtgttgtggtgtgtgtgtgtgtgtgtgtgtgtgtgtgtgtgtgtgtgtgtgtgtgtgttcctcaccACTGGATCAGGGTACATGTTTTGAAACCACTCCTCTTGCAAGAACTGGTTCAGGAAGTCAGGtagcggtggtggtggtggtagtggtggtggtggaggaggaggtgtggctACAGAAGGGGGTGGTACCAGTTTGGGTGGAGTCGGGGGTGGGGTTGTTTTAATAGGAGGGAGGGGTTTCAGTGGCTATCAAAAGTTTATTGAAAGGAAAATGAGTCACAGGTAAAATATTAACACAattcttaaacacacacacaaatgtgtaaCAGACACCTTCAGCGTGTATTTGGGTTTTTCTGGTGGGGGCTTCTCTGGGGGTGGAGTCACAGGAGGGGGTGGAGTCAGGCTTTCTGTTTCAGATGATGTTTCTATGAGGTGCAGGAACTGGTTCATGCTGaactcatcatcctcctcctgatccaaacactgcacactgtccactttattctgtctcacacacacacacacacacacacacacacacacacacacacacacacacacaaaacctcaaAATCACtatatcttatatatacacacataaacaatgaatggccaaaagtatgtggacaccagaccttgtgcttctttttaacatcccattccacatttacttcccatttgctctcataataatcaaacaatcaattaatcaaattTCTTCCCTTCTGTGtgtctttttccttccttcctttcttccatccatccatccatccatccatccatccatccatccatccatccatccatccatttatctatccatccatccatccatccatccatctcacctcctcagtgtagtgtgtgtgtttgccccAGAGTGCCCATTGTGTGGGGGGTATCGTGTTCTCCAGCACCTCGTCAGGCCACATCTGCCCCACCACCACTGAGTTTGGGATGAATCCAAGTGAGGCATTAAGGGGACGAGACCTCACGCCTGCCTGGTGTTGAAGAAACAAATCAGTGTTTAAACCACACCCAGTGTGGagcatttttatccttttatagtTACAGTAAACGATGGAGGGATGCAGCAAAAGAGTCTTCTTCCTCACACAAAtacattcctgtgtgtgtgtgtgtgtgtgtgtgtgtgtgtgtgtgtgtgacctgcaTGTGTGTCGTGTCAGGTTTCCTGGCCAGGCTGTGATTAGGAAAGAAGCCCTCTCGGAGTGTCGGAGGGGTGGAAGGTTTCAGTGCAGGAGGTTTGGGAGGGAACGGAGCGGAGTTCAGGTGGAACGGATCTTCATCCGGAATCTGTGTCACAAAACATACAGAACAATCtggatcatgatgatgatgatgatgatgatgtgtgtgtgtgtgtgtgtgtgtgtgtgtgtgtgtgtgtgtgtgtggaggtgaatgatgatggtgtgtgtgtgtgtgtgtgtggaggtgaatgatgatgatggtgtgtgtgtgtgcgtgtgtgtgtgtgtgtgtgtgtgtgtgtgtgtgtgtgtgtggaggtgaatgatgatgtgtgtgtgtgtgtgtgtgtgtgaatgattatgtgtgtgtgtgtgtgtgtgtgtgtgtgtgtgtgtgtgtgtgtgtgtgtgtgtgtgtgtgtatgtgtgtgtgtgatgtgtgtgtgtgtgtgtgtgtgtgtgtggtgtgtgtgtgtgtgtgtgtgatgtgtgtgtgtgtgtgtgtgtgtgtgtgtgtatgtgtgtgtgtgtgtgtgtgtgtgtgtgtgaggtgaatgatgatggtgtgtgtgtgtgtgtgtgtgtgtgtgtgtgtgtgtgtgtgtgtgtgtgtgtgtgagatacacTAATCTGTTGTGTTGGTCTGTAGAGAAGCTGTATGTAGCTGTTGAAAGCctctctgcgtgtgtgtgtggtgctcaGGGCTTCCTCCTGGGGTGTGTGTCCCCACTCTGAAGTGAacacaggtctcacacacacacactcagttttacacacacacacacacacacacacacacacacactcactcactggGTCTTTGGTCTGATCCAGTATTTTAGGATATTTCACATCTCCCCTGCTGGAGCTCTCAGGGCTGCTGTTAAAGTACAGagtaaagtaagtgtgtgtgtgtgtgtgtgtgtgtgtgtgtgtgtgtgtgtgtacctctgtTTGCAGGACTTGCTGTTGATGCATGTGATGGGCAGATCAGGAGTCAGATCCTCATTAAACAacaactacagagagagagagagagagagagagagagagagagagagagagagagagctcagtATATGTTTATAATGGTTTGGTTCAGTCCCTCAGCTCTCCTCtctctgccctcttccacatacccCACCTCATAGCGAATCTGATTGGCTCGTGtcgctgtgattgacaggggagagaaagccccgcccactcagACATCAGGACCAGTTTTACTCTCTGTTACAGTGTCAGGACTAAAACCTGGTTATTTCTGGGTTATAAAGGATGTGAGacatttaagtgtgtgtgtgtgtgtgtgtatgtgtgtgtgttttacctgtgTCTGGAACTCAGGAGGCAGCAGGTGTGTGCAGTGGATTGTGTAAATGTCTCCTCTGATTCCCAGCAGAAGCTCTGATCCTCGTCCACTAAACTGCACACACTCTGGTTCAGCGTTCAGCTCCAGAgtcctggaacacacacactcagttttacacacgcacacacacacacacacacacacacacacacacacacacacacaccaggtctGACCTGAGCAGGTGGTTCTCTGAGTCCCAGAGGCGAAGTGTACCATCCTGACTGCAcgaggcaaacacacacacactcagttttacacacgcacacacacacacacacacacatacacacacacacacactcctaaactATTCTTTACTGCAGTAACAACAATACTTTGCAAagagtactgtgtgtgtgtgtgtgtgtgtgtgtgtgtatgtgtgtgtgtgtgtgtctgtgtgtgtgtgtgtgtgtgtgtctgtgatcaTGCTACAGTGGTcatgttcaggtgtgtgtgtgtgtgtgtgtgtgtgtgtgtgtatgtgtgtgtgtgtgtgtgtgtgtgtgtgattttgtgtatatttgtgtgtgtgtgtgtgtgtgtgtgtgattttgtgtatatttgtgtgtgtgtgtgtgtgtttgtgtatctgtgtatctgtgATCATGCTGCAGTGGTCATGCtcaggtggatgtgtgtgtgtgagatttttgtgtgtgtgtgtgtgtgtgtgtgtgtgtgtgtgtgtgtgtgtgtgtgtgtgtgtgtgtgtatctgtgtaccTGTGATCATGCTGCAGTGGTCATGTTCAGGTGGATGGtcacagcatgtgtgtgtgtgcaggtagaGCTGCAACAGGCTGTAGGTGGCGCTGTGCTGCTGTTGAAGGCCGATCGCCAGCAGGGAGTCAAGTAGTGACACACACGGAGTGTGAGTGCAAAGCACACtcgtctgcacacacacacactcctccacatACGGACACACTGACCACATTAGCACAGAGTTATCCTCACCTACAGAGACATGagccttcatcatcatcatcatcatcattatagtcatcatcttcatcattataatcaccacctccaccatcaccaccaccaccatcatcatcttcatcatcttcatcattatagtcatcatcttcatcattatagtcatcatcttcatcattaccaccaccaccatcatcatcttcatcatcttcatcattatagtcatcatcttcatcattataatcaccacctccaccattaccaccaccaccatcatcatcatcttcatcatcttcatcattatagtcatcatcttcatcattatagtcatcatcttcatcattatagtcatcatcttcatcattaccaccaccaccatcatcatcatcttcatcatcttcatcattatagtcatcatcttcatcattataatcaccacctccaccattaccaccaccaccatcatcatcatcttcatcatcttcatcattatagtcatcatcttcatcattataatcaccacctccaccatcaccaccaccaccatcatcatcttcatcatcttcatcattatagtcatcatcttcatcattataatcaccacctccaccattaccaccaccaccatcatcatcatcttcatcat
Protein-coding sequences here:
- the LOC124387192 gene encoding uncharacterized protein LOC124387192 gives rise to the protein MQAGVRSRPLNASLGFIPNSVVVGQMWPDEVLENTIPPTQWALWGKHTHYTEENKVDSVQCLDQEEDDEFSMNQFLHLIETSSETESLTPPPPVTPPPEKPPPEKPKYTLKPLKPLPPIKTTPPPTPPKLVPPPSVATPPPPPPPLPPPPPLPDFLNQFLQEEWFQNMYPDPVCIPASLSLTEFCALLLEFLKRCGMNQKQSVLKAIITLHTHNSLNNTHTITHSLLDTLHTCLQGDMSDLEQHFAMELLNFLVCVNPHSFDITVEILLLLADKQLRLQGVAVCMLQALGVGNAHQWLLPQLESWIPEAQKHTDPQSCLRESAHRWLNSWTEKYKIYKSAGRKSAVVSKVISPSEVLRYFCWVQQEAQVRPRDRNDTVEGCPSPGRDQQHDAYTGTSRTVLPSADVQVAPSSWFYSAAVSAVTSSHRVFVPFRSGGSVSQAGTSAALLPARAILRPDLKILLFCRLRNMNEKMASIRLNLIEDYSVCVCGQIFCRNPRIRLAY